In Pontiella desulfatans, one DNA window encodes the following:
- a CDS encoding HNH endonuclease yields the protein MNEIMEEMKDRYEFFEANYIPIVDINLLDEKVVLGERTDSCRFCGKTREEVSFKKIAHAFPELIGNKLLYSEYECDECNEKFSSSIEDHLAKYLSVYRTLCRVSGKKGVPSFKTKAKTARIDHTNGILQLQESIDDLITELDEENNSLIIKTTREPYIPNAVYKCFVKMAITIMPEAELKNFINAKYWLQVTDYENTPSIIKPAICLFSFTPGNNPYKFIKAMLLKRKEGSEKVPYMILIVAFQNFFFQTIIPSEKDLSLAGESLQLSFFPIPFSEAHQFGKTTYREMDFTSNLVVRDDPVHLNMKFDTIEKMDPNNIELIDSNKKLEPTVKTPVE from the coding sequence ATGAACGAAATCATGGAAGAAATGAAAGATCGCTATGAGTTTTTTGAAGCGAACTACATCCCCATTGTAGACATTAATTTACTCGATGAAAAAGTAGTCCTCGGAGAGAGGACTGATTCATGCCGATTTTGTGGTAAAACTAGAGAAGAAGTTTCTTTTAAGAAAATTGCCCATGCATTCCCTGAGTTGATTGGAAATAAATTGCTGTACTCGGAATACGAATGTGATGAGTGTAATGAAAAATTTAGTAGCTCCATTGAAGATCATCTTGCCAAATATCTAAGTGTTTATAGAACGCTTTGCCGTGTCTCTGGGAAAAAAGGAGTTCCCTCTTTTAAGACTAAAGCCAAGACAGCACGAATAGACCACACAAACGGGATTCTTCAACTCCAAGAAAGTATTGATGATTTAATCACCGAACTAGATGAAGAAAATAACTCTCTTATCATCAAAACAACTAGAGAACCCTATATCCCTAATGCCGTGTATAAATGTTTCGTCAAAATGGCAATTACTATTATGCCAGAAGCTGAATTGAAAAATTTTATCAATGCAAAATATTGGCTACAGGTAACAGATTACGAAAACACTCCATCCATAATAAAACCGGCGATTTGCCTGTTTTCATTTACTCCGGGAAATAATCCATACAAATTCATTAAGGCCATGCTGTTAAAAAGGAAGGAAGGATCAGAAAAGGTTCCATACATGATCTTGATCGTCGCCTTCCAAAACTTCTTTTTTCAGACGATAATTCCATCCGAAAAAGATTTGTCCCTTGCAGGTGAATCACTACAGCTATCATTTTTTCCAATACCTTTTAGCGAGGCTCATCAGTTTGGGAAAACCACATACCGAGAGATGGACTTCACCTCAAACCTTGTTGTCAGAGATGATCCTGTTCACCTAAACATGAAATTCGACACGATAGAAAAAATGGATCCTAACAATATTGAATTAATTGATTCTAATAAGAAATTGGAGCCTACCGTGAAAACGCCGGTCGAGTAG
- a CDS encoding phage portal protein family protein → MIALQKNHGWRDAYNPLRGLNLSRLTALQEAGERGQYADLQWLYYYMERSDAMIHSVIQRRRAALLSLDWDIRIVSQAQHDPRAQQQADFLRMAYDNIDNFREAVSFLFTGFFRGFAHLEKHWAANGLIERLEPVEQWFWLRDGLFGDWEYNAGANPGTLRGEPIESADFIIHETAALDRILSVLYLRKNLSQRDWDSFLSVYGIPAIFLVGPPNVPEDKQKEYQTIAEQILSDGRGFLPHESDIKFVNGGGDKPPFHDQIKYLDEQITIAATGGLLTMLAEAGSGTLAGGAHQDTFLQIAKSDAVTLAGVLQNAIDVPLLQQHFPGQPVQAYFEFSPNLTQETRQVVQDALLLKAAGLEVKPEEISEKTGYSLTQSPER, encoded by the coding sequence ATGATTGCTTTACAGAAAAACCACGGCTGGCGCGACGCCTACAATCCGCTGCGCGGACTCAACCTCTCGCGTTTAACCGCCCTGCAGGAAGCCGGCGAACGCGGGCAGTATGCCGACCTGCAATGGCTCTACTATTACATGGAGCGCTCCGACGCGATGATCCACTCCGTTATCCAGCGGCGCCGGGCCGCGTTGCTGTCTCTGGATTGGGATATCCGCATAGTTTCCCAGGCGCAGCACGATCCGCGCGCGCAGCAACAAGCCGACTTCCTCCGCATGGCCTACGACAACATCGACAACTTCCGCGAAGCGGTGTCGTTTCTCTTTACCGGTTTCTTCCGGGGCTTTGCCCATCTCGAAAAGCATTGGGCGGCGAACGGCCTGATTGAACGCCTTGAGCCAGTCGAACAATGGTTTTGGCTGCGCGATGGACTCTTCGGCGATTGGGAATACAACGCCGGGGCCAATCCCGGCACCCTGCGCGGGGAACCCATTGAGTCCGCCGACTTCATCATCCACGAGACCGCCGCTCTCGACCGCATCCTCAGCGTTCTCTATTTGCGCAAAAATCTCTCCCAGCGCGACTGGGATTCCTTTCTGTCAGTCTATGGCATTCCAGCTATCTTTCTGGTGGGGCCGCCCAACGTGCCCGAAGACAAGCAGAAGGAATATCAAACCATCGCCGAGCAGATCCTCTCCGATGGCCGTGGATTCCTGCCGCATGAAAGCGACATCAAATTTGTGAATGGGGGCGGTGACAAACCGCCGTTTCACGACCAAATCAAGTACCTAGACGAGCAGATCACCATCGCCGCCACCGGCGGGCTCTTGACCATGCTCGCCGAAGCCGGCAGCGGAACCCTGGCCGGCGGTGCCCATCAGGATACCTTTCTGCAAATCGCCAAATCCGACGCCGTCACGCTGGCCGGAGTGCTACAAAACGCCATCGACGTGCCCCTGCTGCAGCAACACTTCCCCGGCCAGCCCGTGCAGGCCTATTTTGAATTCTCGCCCAACCTCACGCAGGAAACCCGCCAGGTCGTGCAGGACGCCCTGCTGCTGAAGGCCGCCGGACTAGAAGTCAAACCCGAGGAAATTTCCGAAAAGACCGGCTATTCGCTTACCCAGTCTCCCGAACGGTAG